The Candidatus Hydrogenedens sp. genome contains the following window.
TCTATATCACTTCTTGTAGGATTTGGTATTCCTTGATTTATAAGTTTCTGTCTTATTTTACTTCGAACTTCTTCTAAATCACGATTATTTTTCCATATTTTTTCTCTTTCTTTCTTCGTATTTCGTAAATCTTTTGCGCTTTCAATTCGAATAAATCTTGGTTTCCCGTATCGTTTTACAAGTTCATTAACAATTTTCCTCATTTCTGCTAATGTTCGTGTTACCGTTGGATTTCGAATTTCGCCAATAGGTGCTTCCTCTAACGGTGGCAATAGGTCTACTTTGAATTCATCTCTCACATTGTCCATTCCATAAATTTCTTTAACTAATTCTCCATATCGTCTACCTTCTTCCAACCCGGGAAGGAATTTATCTATTGCCTGTCGTGATAAATTGCAATAACTATCCTCAATTTTTATTTCTGAAATTTGAAGTGCCTCATCCTCGCTAAACTTCCAATGTTTTATTAATCTTTTCTCTAATGCTTTATTGTTCACGATAGAATAAATGTCCTCTACCAGTTTATCGCGTTCTTCCGTACTCATATTATCCCATCGTTCACCTATCACCTCACGAATAGCACTTGCTGTTCTATTACCCGGAATTTTCTTCTCCCCACCTTCTTCCAAATTAAATTTTACGGTTTTCGGCAAACCTAAAATCTTTCTGAGTTGTGCAAAAGTCGCATCCCCATTTTTCTCAAGATAATCAATCAGCAATCTTCGTTCTTCAACTGTCAATGGTCTTTTATTAAGCTTATCTTCTTTAATTTCAAGGTCGTTTACTCTTTGAAGCAAACGAAACCGTTGGGCTTTAAGTATAACCCAGGGAGCCCGTCTTCGATTGCGTTGTGCTCCACGGGCAATACATTCAAATTGACAAAAACCGATTTTTTCTTTTTGAGATTTTAAGGGTCGCTGATAGAAAATGGCTTTAAAAACCGACTTTTTATTTTCATCATTTAATATATCGGGGTAAAATTGAGCTTGGTAATCCCATATCGCATAAAATTCCTGCTCATACATATCCCGAGCAGTCCATCTTCCACGGATTCGCTTTTGTTGTGCAATCGGGTCAATTTTAGCAAAGTATTCACCTAAGGTCCTTGTTCCTAAACATGCCATTTCTTTGCGAATCTCTGCAATTCCTTCTTTAACTTTTCCTTTCTCTTCATCATCTTTTTTCTGCCCTCGCCGATTGCTTAGGAAACCTCGTCGTTGTCCTAAATGATACAAAACTCGTCCTAATGCATAAGGTTCCAATTTCTGTTCGACTGCCAAAGAACGCAGATAATACAAAAAAATCTGATTCAAACGGTTCTTCTCATATTCTGGCAAATCCTCCTTTATATACATCTTCCGTAATTCTTTATCTAAATTATCTATTATATTTTTTCGTTCTAAACTATCGTTCATATTTCCTTCGGGTAAAAGTTTTATTTGCTGTAATACATTGGCTAACTTTCGATACCTTCTTGCTCTTCTTTCAATCTGTCGTCGAACCAATCGAGCATCGCGCCGTTTTTTGTTGCGTGATTCTTCTTTGCCACTTTCGTATTGCCCTTCCATACCCGCTTCAAATACACGCACACCTACTCTTTCAATTCCACAGGGATTATCATCATTATCCAGTTTAATTAATGCCCAACCAATTGAATTGGAGCCTAAATCAAGACCTAATAAATAAGGGCTATAATGATTTAATTCGGACATAATAATGCCTCCTTTTTCAGGTTGTTTATAAATTTGTCAATAATTTACTATTATTGCAAATTTCACTTGACATATCAAGTTTTTTTGGGTATAATAAATTTAGATTATAGCAGAGCGAGCATTTCTCCTCTTAACATAGTAAGGAGTTCTGCTCCGTGCGTGTAGCCGTCATGGTCAAGCGTAGCGCCTCCCAGTGGGGCGCATTATTTTTTTTAAACCTCCTTAATTTCTATTTAATAAGACGGGTTAAAGTAAAAGTATCACTAATTTAATCATTCAACATTATTCTTTTTACAAAATATTAGGAAATAAATAACGAATACCTGCTACGGATTGTTCTTATGCTATTTTTATCTATGTGAAAAATTGTAGATATTCATGGTATTATAGAATCCCTTTATTCATTAAAACTAAATTGTGAATTATAACATGTGAATTATAACAAGGAATATTATGGTTCGAACACGAATAGCACCTTCTCCATCTGGTTTTTTGCATATAGGCACATCAAAAACGGCTTTGTATAACTGGCTTTTTGCTCGAAAGAATAATGGAACCTTCATTTTGCGTTTAGAGGACACCGACGCGGAAAGAACAGATGAACAGTATGTTCAAGGTATGTGTGAAGGTTTTAAGTGGTTAGGGATTGATTGGGATGAGGGACCTCCTTTTGGTGATGTTCCAGAAAAAGGGAATTACGGACCTTATCGTCAAAGTCAGAGAAAAGAACTTTATAAAAAAATGGCATACCAACTTTTAGAACAGGGTAAAGCCTATAAGTGTTTCTGTTCTAAGGAAAGTCTGGAATCGTACAAAGATGAAACAGGAAACCTGTATTACCCGGGATTTTGTAGAAATTTAACACCGGAACAAATTCGTGAGAAAGGTAATGCCCCTTATGTTATTCGTTTCCGTGTGCCTGAAGGTGAAACAGTTGTCAATGACCTTATTCAAGGAACAGTTGTTTTTAAAAATAGTCAATATGATGATTTTATTATTCTCCGTGCCAATGGGGACCCTGTGTTTCATCTTGCAGTTGTTGTAGATGATATTACTATGAAAATAACTCATGTTATCCGCGGCGATGACCATTTAACAAACACACCTCGTCATATTATGCTTTTTAATGCTTTAGATGCACCTCTACCTCACTATGCTCATCATCCATTGGTCCACGATGAACAAGGGCGAAAATACAGTAAAAGGCTTCATGGTGCCAATGTATTAGACTGGCGCGATGACGGTTATTTACCTGAAGCCATTTTAAATTATGTGGCACTTTTAGGTTGGACTTCTGAAGAGGAAAATCGTGAATTTTTTACGATACCTGACCTCATTGAACATTTTTCAATCGAACGAATTAATAAGTCGTCTGCCCGATTTGACCGTAAAAAGTTAGAATGGCTCAATGGCTTGCATATTCGCAATTTACCCGTTGAAAATCTACGAGACCGACTTATCCCTATACTTGAAAAACACGGTTTTGATACATCCTCGAAAAGCAAGGAATGGTTGACCAAACTTGCTCAAATCTGTCAGGAAAAGTTGCCTACTCTGAACCGCATTGTTTTCCTTTCCGACTTCTTCTTTAAAGATTTTGACACCTATGAACCGGAAGCCGAGGCAAAACTATGGAAAGCACCTGAAATCACCATAAATTACCTAAAAAATATTCAAAATAAACTATCCTCGGTATCTATATGGGAACATGACCCATTAAAAAAGGCTTTTGAGGAAGTTTGTGCTGAACTGAATTTGAAATTAGGAGCATTGGTAAATCCTACTCGACTTGCACTTACGGGTAAATCCGTAGGTCCGGGATTTTTTGAACTTGTAGAATTATTAGGAAAAGAAAAAACTTTGGAACGACTTTCCAGAGCCATTGAATATTTACATAACAAAGGAGGTATAAACTGTGAGTAAATATATCGTTGGTGTTGATTTAGGTGGCACAAATATAAAATCCGCCATTGTTTCAGAAGAAAAGAAAATTATTGTAAAGACAAGTGTCCCTACCCCAACGCAGGAAGGACCTAAAGCCATCATGGATGCTATGGCAAATGTGGTGCAAGAGTTAATGAATAAGGAAGGCATAACCAATCAAGATATTTTAGCCGTTGGCATTGGTGCACCGGGTCCCATGAATTGGCAAACAGGTATTGTGTATAGCCCACCTAATCTTCCCGGTTGGCATAATGTTCCGTTAGCCGATGAAATGAAAAAACGATTGAATGTCCCTTGTTATATTGAAAATGATGCCAATGCCGCATGTTTCGGTGAATACTGGTTAGGTGCTGGGCAAGGTTGTGATTGTATTGCAGTGCTAACTTTAGGCACAGGAGTAGGCGGTGGTATTGTTGTTTTCAAAAAGCTGTTACGCGGAATTGATGGAACAGCAGGCGAATTAGGGCACTTGAAAGTTCAGAGAGAGGGTAGATTATGTGGTTGTGGGTCAAAAGGTTGTCTGGAAGCATACGCTTCTGTGACAGGAATGGTGCGAACGGCACAAGAAGAAATTGAAAAAGGTAAAAAAACAATCCTGACAGAAATGTGCAATAACAATATTCATGCCATCACAGGGAAAATGATTTTCCAAGCAGTTGAAAAAGGGGATGTTCTTGCCAAAGAAGTTTTTAATGAAACTGCAATATGGCTCGGTTTGGGAATTGCCAGTATCGTAAACATGTTAAATCCGGAAAGGGTAATTCTTTGCGGAGGAATGATAGCTGCTGGAGATATTTTATTTAATCCCGTTCGTGAAACAGTTATGAAAAATGCTTTTGAAGTTCCGGCAAAAAGATGTGAAATTGTCCCTGCAGGTTTAGGTGAAGATAGCGGCGTAATTGGATGTGCTGGTTGTGCCTTAACACGATATTACGAAGAACATAAATAATTGCTCTATGTTTCTTACAGTTACTCCAAATCCTTGCATTGATAAAACAATCTTTATTTCCAAATTTAAGCCCGGCGATAGAGTTCGCTCTAACAAATATACACAAATATCTGGCGGAAAAGGGAACAATGTTGCCCGCGTTTTAGTTACACTTGGCTTTCAGGCAGGGGCTTTATTATGGGTTGGCGGTTATACAGGTAAGCAAGTAGTTAAAATGCTACAAGAAAATGATAAAGTGAAATGTTTCCCTGTATGGACAGAGATACCCACAAGGACAATCACTACCATTTTAGAAGAAGAAAACGGAAGACAAACTGCTTTTTTCGAGCCCGGACCTCGAATATCCCCACAGGAATATAATAATTTTATCCAGACATTTAATAAGGTTATATCTTCTTATAAAATACCGATTGTTGTTCTTTCTGGAACCGTTCCTGACCCTAAAGTAGCCTTTTTATATCAGGATTTAATTCAGATAGCGAATAAGCAGGGAATAAAAGTTATTCTTGACACTTATGGAAATGAATTTTCTGAAGGAATCAAAAGCAATCCTTATATGGTTAAACCCAATGTAGAGGAATTAACTAAATTTTTAAATGCCGACTTGAAGGATATAAATTCGCGAATAGGAGCTATTCAATACTTACACAAAAAGCATAAAATTCCCTGTGTTGTTTTATCTATGGGGCGTGAGGGGGCGCTTGTCTGTTGGGATAATACCTATATTCATATAATTCCACCAAAAATCAAAGAAATAAATCCCGTAGGGTCTGGAGATGCCCTTGTTGCCGGCTTTACAATTGGTTTATATAAAGGATTTTCTATTGAAGATACAGGAAGATTAGGTGTAGCATTAGGCACTTCCAACGCTATGACGTGGGACATAGGAAAATTTGAAATAAGAGATTTAATCAATATCTACGAACAAATAAAAATATACAAAATCAATCCCATAAATAATCAGAAAGTCCAATACAAAGAGCATACACCTCTGCCTGTTCTTCTCCCAAAGTTAAAAAATTCTTCTCTGTAGTCAAGATAACTCGCTCTCCTTTTAATATTTTATTCGGTATAGGTGTATGGTCGCGATATATATAGACATTCTTAATATTAATTTGTTGTTGTTCTAACATATTCAAAAAGGAATTGGGACTTCCTATCGCACAGAAGACATCTACATCCTTACCTCTGAAGTAATCCACAGGAAATTGATTTGAAGAATTTATTTTTTTCCAATATAACGGTTTATAGTATATCCATCGCATCTTTTTCTCGGGAAACATATCTTTCAGAAAATTTTTTAACTTTTCCAATCCTTCTTTGGGTACCAGGTCGCAATGTGTTATCCATATTTCCGTTGCTCTATGCATAGCATTTATGGGTTCTCTTAAAATACCCGCGGGAAAAATAAGTCCATTACCCCACGGATTTAAGGCACTTATCAATAATATATTTTCGTTGCGCCCTAACATTAAGTATTGATAAGCATCGTCAAGTATGACAATATCAAATCCCCGTCGTTCTGCCCATTTCACGGCTCTTATACGGTTTGGGTCTTTAATTACATGAATACCGTGCAAACGATATAATATCAACGAAAGTTCATCCCCTAACACTCTATAAGCTTTATTCCAAGACAATATAGTTTCTTTTTGTGGTATATCATCTTTTTCGGATTTATATTTTCGGATACAAACTTTTCCTTCCTGAAAAATACCTTCAACAATACCTTGAAATTTTTCGGCTTTGTATCCGCGGCTAATTACACAAACCTTTTTCTTGTTATCTTCCTGTTCCTTTTCCGCCCGTTCTATAACTGCAGGTGTTTTTCCAACCCCTCCAACTGTGATACCCCCAAAACTTACTGTATATATCGTAGGTGTATATACTGTTCTCTTTGAACGAACCCATATTCCCCACCTCTGGAAATAACTTAAACCTTTTAACAAAGGTTGTAAAATCGGTGGCGGTCCTTGCTCCCTGTAAAGATATGTTTCAAAAATTGGCTTTTTCATAATAACATCATTACAAAAAAGTCCGGGAAGTTTCACTTCCCGGACATAATTATCAACACGCAGGTATTTAAATTAATAATTGGTTCTTCCCTGCGTCCCAACTTTTGACTTAATCTGCTTACTTGTAGGTTCTTTAGGTCTTAATTCACGACATGCTTTCCCAGCAAGCCACATTTCACTATTTGCCATTTCTGCGAGTTCTTTTTGCAATTCCTGTTTATAATTAGGATTGCCCAGCGATTTTAATACGCGTTTCGTTTCCGCCCCTTCCTTCACGCGTTTATATAACTCACGGAACACAGGAAGTGTTGCTTTCTTAAATTTAGGTTTCCAATCCAAAGCACCGCGTTGTGCTGTAGCAGAACAATTCTGATACATCCAATCCATTCCGTTCTCATCAACGAGACGAATTAAACTCTGGGTAAGTTCTTCTACTGTTTCATTGAAAGCCTCACTGGGAGTATGTCCATTCTCACGCAACACCTGATATTGGGCTTCCATAATACCTGCAAGGGCTCCCATTAAAACACCTCTTTCTCCTGTCAAATCACTGTATACTTCATTT
Protein-coding sequences here:
- the cas9 gene encoding type II CRISPR RNA-guided endonuclease Cas9 (Cas9, originally named Csn1, is the large, multifunctional signature protein of type II CRISPR/Cas systems. It is well known even to general audiences because its RNA-guided endonuclease activity has made it a popular tool for custom editing of eukaryotic genomes.) → MSELNHYSPYLLGLDLGSNSIGWALIKLDNDDNPCGIERVGVRVFEAGMEGQYESGKEESRNKKRRDARLVRRQIERRARRYRKLANVLQQIKLLPEGNMNDSLERKNIIDNLDKELRKMYIKEDLPEYEKNRLNQIFLYYLRSLAVEQKLEPYALGRVLYHLGQRRGFLSNRRGQKKDDEEKGKVKEGIAEIRKEMACLGTRTLGEYFAKIDPIAQQKRIRGRWTARDMYEQEFYAIWDYQAQFYPDILNDENKKSVFKAIFYQRPLKSQKEKIGFCQFECIARGAQRNRRRAPWVILKAQRFRLLQRVNDLEIKEDKLNKRPLTVEERRLLIDYLEKNGDATFAQLRKILGLPKTVKFNLEEGGEKKIPGNRTASAIREVIGERWDNMSTEERDKLVEDIYSIVNNKALEKRLIKHWKFSEDEALQISEIKIEDSYCNLSRQAIDKFLPGLEEGRRYGELVKEIYGMDNVRDEFKVDLLPPLEEAPIGEIRNPTVTRTLAEMRKIVNELVKRYGKPRFIRIESAKDLRNTKKEREKIWKNNRDLEEVRSKIRQKLINQGIPNPTRSDIEKYMLAEECSWVCPYTGRSISFTALFGSEPQFDIEHIIPLSRCLDDSFKNKTLCYHEENRTRKHNKTPFEAYAYDENQWEQILSRVEKFNSHFSEEKLRRFKLHGKALEDFIDKFSSAQLNDTRYASREACMYCGLLYGSEYRKHIFTISGSVTSVIRRMWNLNRILGDAEKNRDDHRQHAIDAIVIAITSPAMVKRISEQAENIPTKERKNKKWWRFIEPPWPSMTEEAEEKVLSIIVSHRPERKVSGRLHEETNYSPPKLDKNGETVVHVRKSLSNISKGEIDDIVDPVVRKAVQDKLIELGGDPKKAFADPMNYPLMPNKKGLQIPIKSVRIKKKVPVFPVGEKERVRYVTSDENHHIEIFETKDKKGRTKWEGYVVSMYEAIQRRKRGESILIKKLIREDGSVDENAKFLFSLCKKDMVQMKGSDGKEGYYLIIGIGLSNNNIKIRFKPHYKAKVEQYELKGLIKEPNVLKETNIKKVAITPIGIIQPAND
- the gltX gene encoding glutamate--tRNA ligase, whose protein sequence is MVRTRIAPSPSGFLHIGTSKTALYNWLFARKNNGTFILRLEDTDAERTDEQYVQGMCEGFKWLGIDWDEGPPFGDVPEKGNYGPYRQSQRKELYKKMAYQLLEQGKAYKCFCSKESLESYKDETGNLYYPGFCRNLTPEQIREKGNAPYVIRFRVPEGETVVNDLIQGTVVFKNSQYDDFIILRANGDPVFHLAVVVDDITMKITHVIRGDDHLTNTPRHIMLFNALDAPLPHYAHHPLVHDEQGRKYSKRLHGANVLDWRDDGYLPEAILNYVALLGWTSEEENREFFTIPDLIEHFSIERINKSSARFDRKKLEWLNGLHIRNLPVENLRDRLIPILEKHGFDTSSKSKEWLTKLAQICQEKLPTLNRIVFLSDFFFKDFDTYEPEAEAKLWKAPEITINYLKNIQNKLSSVSIWEHDPLKKAFEEVCAELNLKLGALVNPTRLALTGKSVGPGFFELVELLGKEKTLERLSRAIEYLHNKGGINCE
- a CDS encoding ROK family glucokinase, whose amino-acid sequence is MSKYIVGVDLGGTNIKSAIVSEEKKIIVKTSVPTPTQEGPKAIMDAMANVVQELMNKEGITNQDILAVGIGAPGPMNWQTGIVYSPPNLPGWHNVPLADEMKKRLNVPCYIENDANAACFGEYWLGAGQGCDCIAVLTLGTGVGGGIVVFKKLLRGIDGTAGELGHLKVQREGRLCGCGSKGCLEAYASVTGMVRTAQEEIEKGKKTILTEMCNNNIHAITGKMIFQAVEKGDVLAKEVFNETAIWLGLGIASIVNMLNPERVILCGGMIAAGDILFNPVRETVMKNAFEVPAKRCEIVPAGLGEDSGVIGCAGCALTRYYEEHK
- a CDS encoding 1-phosphofructokinase family hexose kinase — its product is MFLTVTPNPCIDKTIFISKFKPGDRVRSNKYTQISGGKGNNVARVLVTLGFQAGALLWVGGYTGKQVVKMLQENDKVKCFPVWTEIPTRTITTILEEENGRQTAFFEPGPRISPQEYNNFIQTFNKVISSYKIPIVVLSGTVPDPKVAFLYQDLIQIANKQGIKVILDTYGNEFSEGIKSNPYMVKPNVEELTKFLNADLKDINSRIGAIQYLHKKHKIPCVVLSMGREGALVCWDNTYIHIIPPKIKEINPVGSGDALVAGFTIGLYKGFSIEDTGRLGVALGTSNAMTWDIGKFEIRDLINIYEQIKIYKINPINNQKVQYKEHTPLPVLLPKLKNSSL
- the lpxK gene encoding tetraacyldisaccharide 4'-kinase, whose product is MKKPIFETYLYREQGPPPILQPLLKGLSYFQRWGIWVRSKRTVYTPTIYTVSFGGITVGGVGKTPAVIERAEKEQEDNKKKVCVISRGYKAEKFQGIVEGIFQEGKVCIRKYKSEKDDIPQKETILSWNKAYRVLGDELSLILYRLHGIHVIKDPNRIRAVKWAERRGFDIVILDDAYQYLMLGRNENILLISALNPWGNGLIFPAGILREPINAMHRATEIWITHCDLVPKEGLEKLKNFLKDMFPEKKMRWIYYKPLYWKKINSSNQFPVDYFRGKDVDVFCAIGSPNSFLNMLEQQQINIKNVYIYRDHTPIPNKILKGERVILTTEKNFLTLGEEQAEVYALCIGLSDYLWD